A single window of Dermochelys coriacea isolate rDerCor1 chromosome 2, rDerCor1.pri.v4, whole genome shotgun sequence DNA harbors:
- the KLF10 gene encoding Krueppel-like factor 10 isoform X2, with the protein MEYPSRKEMSTSSCVERNLHAQNLNGNCRIKEEGIEMITEKQNNNRRSWNNTAEKSDFEAVEALMSMSCNWKSDFKKYAELRPITPASDMSEETDDNLLPGAADFHAIPAFCLTPPYSPSDFEMSQVIHLPAAAAPSAVQCRLLSDISKPISSATFKETEMSPAPRPMKAQATSVIRHTADAQLCNQRTCPVRATSVLKYQNNTSREINIQNNGTAKQNPPCAIVSPNRATYKSDKLPVLEEKTSTALAVSPLSLIQTSTSRPQPVPGSVQQSPMITSSPAGQASGVSSVPVICQMVPLSTDNSVVTAIVPSTPSSQQSTLCQPMMFMRTQVPKGAVMFVVPQPVVQNTKAPIISPNGTRLSPIAPAPGFTPSAAKITPPIDSSRIRSHICNYPGCGKTYFKSSHLKAHVRTHTGEKPFSCSWKGCDRRFARSDELSRHRRTHTGEKKFACPMCDRRFMRSDHLTKHARRHLSAKKLPNWQMEVSKLNDIVVPPASTPAQ; encoded by the exons gaGGAAGGAATAGAGATGATTActgaaaagcaaaacaataaTAGACGTTCCTGGAACAATACCGCTGAAAAGAGTGATTTTGAAGCCGTAGAAGCCCTTATGTCCATGAGCTGCAACTGGAAATCAGACTTCAAAAAATATGCCGAACTGAGACCTATAACACCAGCATCTGATATGTCAGAAGAAACTGATGATAACCTGCTACCTGGTGCAGCTGACTTTCATGCAATACCAGCATTT TGCTTGACTCCACCCTACAGCCCTTCTGATTTTGAGATGTCTCAAGTAATtcatctgccagcagcagcagcgccatCTGCTGTACAATGTAGATTACTGTCTGATATTTCAAAGCCTATTTCTTCAGCAACTTTTAAAGAGACTGAAATGTCTCCAGCACCAAGACCAATGAAAGCTCAAGCAACAAGTGTTATTCGCCATACAGCTGATGCTCAGCTTTGTAATCAAAGAACGTGTCCAGTGAGAGCAACTAGTGTGTTGAAGTATCAGAACAATACTTCAAGGGAAATAAATATACAGAATAATGGAACTGCAAAACAAAATCCACCTTGTGCAATTGTGTCACCAAACAGAGCAACTTACAAAAGTGACAAACTTCCAGTTTTAGAAGAAAAAACAAGTACAGCACTAGCTGTCAGTCCATTGTCCCTGATCCAGACTTCAACCAGTAGACCTCAGCCTGTTCCTGGATCAGTACAGCAGTCACCGATGATAACATCTTCACCTGCTGGGCAAGCGAGTGGTGTCTCATCTGTCCCAGTAATTTGCCAGATGGTTCCTCTGTCTACTGACAACTCTGTTGTGACAGCAATAGTGCCCAGCACTCCTTCTAGCCAACAATCAACCCTTTGCCAGCCTATGATGTTCATGAGAACTCAAGTTCCTAAAGGTGCCGTTATGTTTGTTGTGCCCCAGCCGGTTGTGCAGAACACAAAGGCTCCAATCATTAGTCCAAATGGTACTAGACTCTCTCCTATTGCTCCTGCTCCAGGTTTTACACCTTCTGCAGCAAAAATCACTCCACCAATTGACTCATCAAGAATAAGAAGCCACATTTGCAACTATCCAGGATGTGGAAAGACTTATTTCAAGAGCTCTCATTTGAAGGCCCATGTGAGAACACACACGG GAGAAAAGCCTTTTAGCTGTAGTTGGAAAGGCTGTGACAGGAGATTTGCACGATCTGATGAACTGTCTCGGCATCGCAGAACGCATACTGGTGAGAAGAAGTTTGCTTGCCCGATGTGTGATCGGCGGTTCATGAGGAGTGACCATTTAACAAAGCATGCACGGCGGCATTTGTCAGCTAAGAAGCTACCAAACTGGCAAATGGAAGTGAGCAAGCTAAATGACATTGTTGTGCCACCTGCATCCACACCTGCACAGTGA
- the KLF10 gene encoding Krueppel-like factor 10 isoform X1 — MLSFAASLDQPAEEGIEMITEKQNNNRRSWNNTAEKSDFEAVEALMSMSCNWKSDFKKYAELRPITPASDMSEETDDNLLPGAADFHAIPAFCLTPPYSPSDFEMSQVIHLPAAAAPSAVQCRLLSDISKPISSATFKETEMSPAPRPMKAQATSVIRHTADAQLCNQRTCPVRATSVLKYQNNTSREINIQNNGTAKQNPPCAIVSPNRATYKSDKLPVLEEKTSTALAVSPLSLIQTSTSRPQPVPGSVQQSPMITSSPAGQASGVSSVPVICQMVPLSTDNSVVTAIVPSTPSSQQSTLCQPMMFMRTQVPKGAVMFVVPQPVVQNTKAPIISPNGTRLSPIAPAPGFTPSAAKITPPIDSSRIRSHICNYPGCGKTYFKSSHLKAHVRTHTGEKPFSCSWKGCDRRFARSDELSRHRRTHTGEKKFACPMCDRRFMRSDHLTKHARRHLSAKKLPNWQMEVSKLNDIVVPPASTPAQ, encoded by the exons gaGGAAGGAATAGAGATGATTActgaaaagcaaaacaataaTAGACGTTCCTGGAACAATACCGCTGAAAAGAGTGATTTTGAAGCCGTAGAAGCCCTTATGTCCATGAGCTGCAACTGGAAATCAGACTTCAAAAAATATGCCGAACTGAGACCTATAACACCAGCATCTGATATGTCAGAAGAAACTGATGATAACCTGCTACCTGGTGCAGCTGACTTTCATGCAATACCAGCATTT TGCTTGACTCCACCCTACAGCCCTTCTGATTTTGAGATGTCTCAAGTAATtcatctgccagcagcagcagcgccatCTGCTGTACAATGTAGATTACTGTCTGATATTTCAAAGCCTATTTCTTCAGCAACTTTTAAAGAGACTGAAATGTCTCCAGCACCAAGACCAATGAAAGCTCAAGCAACAAGTGTTATTCGCCATACAGCTGATGCTCAGCTTTGTAATCAAAGAACGTGTCCAGTGAGAGCAACTAGTGTGTTGAAGTATCAGAACAATACTTCAAGGGAAATAAATATACAGAATAATGGAACTGCAAAACAAAATCCACCTTGTGCAATTGTGTCACCAAACAGAGCAACTTACAAAAGTGACAAACTTCCAGTTTTAGAAGAAAAAACAAGTACAGCACTAGCTGTCAGTCCATTGTCCCTGATCCAGACTTCAACCAGTAGACCTCAGCCTGTTCCTGGATCAGTACAGCAGTCACCGATGATAACATCTTCACCTGCTGGGCAAGCGAGTGGTGTCTCATCTGTCCCAGTAATTTGCCAGATGGTTCCTCTGTCTACTGACAACTCTGTTGTGACAGCAATAGTGCCCAGCACTCCTTCTAGCCAACAATCAACCCTTTGCCAGCCTATGATGTTCATGAGAACTCAAGTTCCTAAAGGTGCCGTTATGTTTGTTGTGCCCCAGCCGGTTGTGCAGAACACAAAGGCTCCAATCATTAGTCCAAATGGTACTAGACTCTCTCCTATTGCTCCTGCTCCAGGTTTTACACCTTCTGCAGCAAAAATCACTCCACCAATTGACTCATCAAGAATAAGAAGCCACATTTGCAACTATCCAGGATGTGGAAAGACTTATTTCAAGAGCTCTCATTTGAAGGCCCATGTGAGAACACACACGG GAGAAAAGCCTTTTAGCTGTAGTTGGAAAGGCTGTGACAGGAGATTTGCACGATCTGATGAACTGTCTCGGCATCGCAGAACGCATACTGGTGAGAAGAAGTTTGCTTGCCCGATGTGTGATCGGCGGTTCATGAGGAGTGACCATTTAACAAAGCATGCACGGCGGCATTTGTCAGCTAAGAAGCTACCAAACTGGCAAATGGAAGTGAGCAAGCTAAATGACATTGTTGTGCCACCTGCATCCACACCTGCACAGTGA